From one Geoalkalibacter halelectricus genomic stretch:
- a CDS encoding M23 family metallopeptidase, with protein MAARKFTVLVIPEGSHQVRRLVLRLWTLRLVAAVLVVLCGALGYLSWELMRTRVDYAELAQLRQANFAQDRELQVLAQRLHDLRQELVVLAQNDAKVRVMAKLTKPRNDSPGVGGPLESPGWGEVSDLQRQIDQVRAAIEARRLSQEEIQGFLNDQRSFSAAKPSGWPARGWVSSGFGMRNSPFSGRRKMHEGMDIAARTGTPIHATADGIVSRSETVAGYGKLVVIDHGYGYQTYYAHNSRNLVRVGERVQRGQKIAEVGSTGSSTGPHVHYEVRLNNVPLNPRNFL; from the coding sequence TTGGCTGCCAGGAAATTCACCGTTCTGGTTATACCCGAGGGCTCCCATCAGGTGCGCCGGTTGGTGTTGCGCCTGTGGACCCTGCGCTTGGTCGCGGCGGTGCTCGTGGTGCTGTGCGGAGCTTTGGGGTACCTGAGCTGGGAGTTGATGCGCACCCGGGTTGATTACGCCGAGTTGGCTCAGTTGCGCCAGGCGAACTTCGCCCAGGACAGGGAACTGCAGGTTCTTGCCCAGCGCCTGCACGATCTGCGTCAGGAATTGGTGGTGCTTGCCCAGAACGATGCCAAGGTGCGCGTCATGGCCAAGCTGACCAAACCCAGGAATGACTCGCCCGGGGTCGGCGGACCCTTGGAGTCGCCGGGTTGGGGTGAGGTATCCGACCTGCAGCGCCAGATCGATCAGGTGCGTGCCGCTATCGAGGCGCGGCGCCTGAGCCAGGAGGAAATTCAGGGCTTCCTTAACGATCAGCGCTCTTTTTCCGCCGCCAAGCCCAGCGGTTGGCCGGCGCGTGGCTGGGTCTCCTCGGGGTTTGGCATGCGCAATTCGCCTTTCAGCGGGCGCCGCAAAATGCATGAGGGTATGGATATCGCGGCCCGCACCGGGACTCCCATTCATGCCACCGCCGACGGCATCGTGAGTCGGTCCGAAACCGTGGCGGGCTACGGAAAGCTGGTCGTTATCGACCACGGGTACGGTTATCAAACCTACTACGCCCATAACTCCCGCAATCTGGTCAGGGTCGGTGAGCGGGTGCAGCGCGGGCAAAAGATCGCCGAAGTCGGCAGCACGGGCAGTTCTACCGGGCCTCATGTGCACTACGAGGTGCGGCTCAACAATGTCCCCCTCAATCCCCGGAATTTTCTCTAG
- the secA gene encoding preprotein translocase subunit SecA: MLGQLVRKFVGSKNERELKRMQPIVDLINSLELRMQALSDAELRAKTPEFRQRLERGETLDDLLPEAFAVVREAGRRVLKMRHFDMQLIGGMVLHSGKIAEMKTGEGKTLVATLPTYLNALAGKGVHVVTVNDYLARRDSEWMGNIYTFLGLSVGVIVHGLNDAQRKQAYGADVTYGTNNEFGFDYLRDNMKFSLEDYVQRPHYFAIVDEVDSILIDEARTPLIISGPSAASSELYYAVNRVIPMLQKGEVVESRDGKIGQTLKTYTGDFTVDEKSKAASLTEEGVAKVERLLNVENLYDPRNIELVHHVNQALKAHALFKKDVDYVLRDGEVMIVDEFTGRIMPGRRWSDGLHQAIEAKEGVKIESENQTLATITFQNYFRMYEKLAGMTGTADTEAAEFHQIYKLDVMVIPTNRPMIRKDQADLIYKTEKEKFNAVIEDIRQAHERGQPVLVGTISIEKSETLSEMLKRRGVPHNVLNAKHHEREAEIVAQAGRKGAVTIATNMAGRGTDIVLGGNADMMARREAALAEDPEAAYPALVEKFSAQCAREKEEVLAAGGLYILGTERHESRRIDNQLRGRSGRQGDPGESRFYLSLEDDLLRIFGSQRVSFVMDKLKIPENEPIEHGMISKAIENAQKKVEGHNFEIRKHLIEYDDVMNKQREVIYTQRREVLAGQNLRDTIEAVIDESVEDMVGTFCPDKATPQDWDLSRLGEDFFNLFSFHPQLPDPEGPLPDRDELEEDLKKAAKERLQEKEEEFTSPVMEHLMKVILLQTIDTQWKDHLLSIDHLKEGIGLRGYAQRNPKQEYKKEAYGLFMEMMGRIRQEVLNKLYRVQLAREEDVERLEAEQRRRRIVLNRSADAEQPQKPATREEDKVGRNDPCPCGSGKKYKKCCGR; encoded by the coding sequence ATGTTAGGTCAACTGGTCCGTAAATTCGTGGGCAGCAAAAACGAGCGCGAGCTTAAGCGCATGCAGCCCATCGTCGATTTGATCAACAGCCTTGAACTGCGGATGCAGGCCTTGAGTGATGCCGAACTGCGCGCGAAAACGCCTGAATTCAGGCAGCGCCTCGAGCGGGGGGAAACGCTTGACGATCTGCTCCCAGAGGCCTTCGCGGTGGTTCGCGAGGCCGGGCGCCGCGTGCTTAAAATGCGTCATTTCGACATGCAGCTTATCGGCGGCATGGTTTTGCACTCCGGCAAGATTGCCGAGATGAAGACCGGTGAGGGTAAGACCCTGGTCGCGACCCTGCCGACTTATCTCAACGCCCTGGCCGGAAAGGGCGTGCATGTGGTCACTGTCAACGATTACCTGGCGCGTCGTGACAGCGAATGGATGGGGAATATCTACACCTTTCTCGGTCTGTCCGTCGGCGTTATCGTGCACGGACTCAATGATGCGCAGCGCAAGCAGGCCTATGGCGCGGATGTCACCTACGGCACCAACAACGAATTCGGCTTTGACTATCTGCGCGACAACATGAAATTTTCGCTGGAAGACTATGTCCAGCGGCCCCACTATTTCGCCATCGTCGACGAGGTGGACTCCATCCTCATCGACGAGGCGCGTACGCCCCTAATCATCTCCGGCCCCAGCGCCGCCTCCAGTGAACTCTACTATGCGGTTAACCGCGTCATCCCCATGTTGCAGAAAGGGGAGGTGGTTGAAAGCCGCGACGGCAAGATCGGCCAGACCCTCAAAACCTATACCGGCGATTTCACCGTCGACGAGAAGAGCAAGGCTGCCTCCCTGACCGAGGAAGGTGTGGCCAAGGTCGAGCGCCTGCTCAACGTCGAGAATCTCTACGATCCGCGCAACATCGAGTTGGTGCATCACGTCAACCAGGCGCTCAAGGCGCACGCCCTGTTCAAGAAGGATGTCGACTATGTGCTGCGCGACGGCGAGGTGATGATCGTTGATGAGTTCACCGGCCGCATCATGCCGGGGCGGCGGTGGAGCGACGGGCTGCACCAGGCCATCGAGGCCAAGGAAGGCGTCAAGATCGAGAGCGAAAACCAGACCCTGGCGACCATCACCTTCCAGAATTATTTCCGCATGTACGAAAAGTTGGCGGGCATGACCGGTACCGCGGACACCGAGGCGGCCGAATTTCATCAGATCTACAAACTCGATGTCATGGTCATTCCCACCAACCGCCCCATGATCCGCAAGGACCAGGCCGATCTCATCTACAAAACCGAAAAGGAAAAATTCAACGCCGTTATCGAGGACATCCGCCAGGCTCACGAGCGCGGTCAGCCGGTTCTGGTGGGCACGATCTCCATTGAGAAATCCGAAACCCTCTCCGAGATGCTCAAGCGCCGCGGCGTACCGCACAACGTGCTCAACGCCAAGCATCATGAGCGTGAAGCCGAGATTGTCGCGCAGGCGGGGCGCAAGGGTGCGGTCACCATCGCCACCAACATGGCCGGCCGCGGAACCGACATCGTGCTCGGCGGCAATGCCGATATGATGGCGCGCCGCGAAGCGGCTCTGGCCGAGGATCCGGAGGCGGCTTATCCGGCGTTGGTGGAGAAATTCAGCGCGCAATGCGCGCGCGAAAAAGAAGAGGTTCTGGCCGCGGGCGGGCTCTACATTCTGGGCACCGAGCGCCACGAATCGCGCCGCATCGATAACCAGTTGCGTGGTCGTTCCGGCCGTCAGGGCGATCCCGGCGAAAGCCGCTTTTATCTGTCCCTGGAGGACGATCTGCTGCGGATTTTCGGCTCGCAGCGGGTTTCCTTCGTCATGGACAAGCTCAAGATTCCCGAGAACGAGCCCATCGAACACGGCATGATCTCCAAGGCCATTGAAAACGCCCAGAAGAAAGTCGAAGGGCACAACTTCGAGATCCGCAAGCACCTGATCGAATACGACGATGTCATGAACAAGCAGCGCGAGGTGATTTACACCCAGCGCCGCGAGGTTCTGGCCGGACAAAACCTGCGCGATACCATCGAAGCGGTCATTGATGAGTCGGTGGAGGATATGGTCGGCACTTTCTGCCCCGACAAGGCGACTCCGCAGGACTGGGATCTCTCGCGTCTGGGCGAGGATTTTTTCAACCTGTTCTCTTTCCACCCCCAGCTTCCCGATCCCGAGGGGCCGCTGCCGGACCGCGACGAACTTGAGGAGGATCTCAAGAAAGCGGCCAAAGAGCGGTTGCAGGAAAAGGAGGAGGAGTTCACCTCGCCGGTCATGGAGCACCTCATGAAGGTCATCCTGCTCCAGACCATCGACACTCAATGGAAGGACCATCTGCTCTCCATCGATCACCTTAAGGAAGGCATCGGCCTGCGTGGCTATGCGCAACGCAATCCCAAGCAGGAATACAAAAAAGAGGCCTATGGGCTGTTCATGGAGATGATGGGGCGGATTCGCCAGGAGGTGCTGAACAAACTCTACCGGGTGCAGTTGGCCCGGGAGGAGGACGTGGAACGCCTGGAGGCCGAGCAGCGGCGACGGCGCATCGTGCTCAATCGTAGCGCCGATGCCGAGCAACCCCAAAAGCCCGCGACCCGCGAGGAAGACAAGGTCGGTCGCAATGACCCCTGTCCCTGCGGCAGCGGGAAGAAATACAAGAAGTGCTGTGGACGCTGA
- a CDS encoding response regulator, giving the protein MDLPDRNGAAPGILVVDDTPFFRQQARDMLEERGYRVVVTGNGGEVPALLDADDICVVLTDLHMPDMSGIDVLQTVKELRPELPVLIISSHQDFSAARKVLRHGALDYLVKPVDNEELAESVNRALNSYHASVREALAQREAQRRLSDLILLKQIGETASNGTDLQILFDKIVDSITLSADVEMVSLMLRDDAGNLSIAAARGLSSDIMTHARVAPGEGISGHVLATGRPVLITDLSRDQRFHSAGDGDRYKNQSLLSVPIRIKDRVLGVINVNNKRTGNTFKAEDQNLLTTIAHQVALAIENFKLVSNLRQQARELEEANRHLVKFNKARSQLVCNLSHELKTPLTSILGFVDLIINFFDHIEKDELRDYLGKVHAESLHMEKLITGMLRLFSIDSGGERWDWRTFSVEGLLSEALTRRGADIAEKDLQPTIEVAEDLHDVLGDPEKTGILINALVDNAVKFNRAGGRIQILLENNEIDGKPYVYLRIHNDGLAVPIEAGEDIFNEYTQLGDINTEKPTGVGIGLAICKAIVGRMGGRIALEKTLGEGTTFGVHLPTG; this is encoded by the coding sequence ATGGACCTGCCTGACAGGAATGGGGCCGCTCCGGGCATCCTGGTGGTGGACGATACACCTTTTTTCCGCCAGCAGGCCCGGGATATGCTCGAAGAGCGCGGTTATCGCGTCGTTGTGACCGGCAACGGCGGCGAGGTACCCGCGCTGCTTGATGCCGACGACATCTGCGTGGTTCTCACCGATCTGCACATGCCGGATATGAGCGGCATCGACGTGCTGCAAACGGTCAAGGAGTTGCGGCCCGAGCTTCCGGTTCTCATCATCTCTTCCCATCAGGATTTTTCCGCTGCCCGCAAGGTTTTGCGTCACGGGGCCCTGGATTATCTGGTCAAACCAGTCGACAACGAGGAATTGGCCGAATCGGTTAATCGCGCTTTGAACTCCTATCATGCCTCGGTGCGTGAAGCACTCGCCCAGCGCGAGGCGCAGCGGCGCTTGTCCGATCTGATCCTGCTCAAGCAGATCGGAGAAACGGCCAGCAACGGCACCGATCTGCAGATTCTTTTTGACAAGATCGTCGATTCGATCACTCTGTCGGCTGATGTGGAGATGGTGTCCCTGATGTTGCGCGACGATGCGGGCAACCTCTCCATCGCCGCCGCGCGCGGCCTCTCCTCGGATATCATGACCCATGCCCGGGTGGCGCCGGGCGAAGGTATCTCCGGGCATGTCCTGGCGACTGGGAGACCGGTTCTGATTACCGATCTTTCCCGCGACCAGCGCTTTCATTCGGCAGGCGACGGCGACCGCTACAAGAACCAGTCGCTGCTCTCGGTGCCGATTCGCATCAAGGACCGGGTGCTCGGCGTCATCAACGTCAACAACAAGCGCACCGGCAACACCTTCAAGGCCGAGGACCAGAACCTGCTCACCACCATCGCCCATCAGGTCGCGTTGGCCATCGAGAATTTCAAGCTGGTCTCCAACCTGCGGCAGCAGGCGCGCGAGCTCGAAGAGGCCAACCGCCACCTGGTCAAATTCAACAAAGCGCGCTCGCAACTGGTGTGCAACCTCTCCCACGAGTTGAAAACTCCCCTGACCTCCATCCTCGGCTTTGTCGACCTCATCATCAATTTCTTCGATCACATCGAAAAGGACGAGTTGCGCGACTACCTCGGCAAGGTACACGCCGAGAGCCTGCACATGGAAAAGCTCATCACCGGGATGCTGCGGCTGTTCTCTATCGATTCGGGCGGTGAGCGCTGGGACTGGCGTACTTTTTCCGTCGAGGGCCTGCTCAGCGAAGCCTTGACGCGGCGTGGCGCGGACATCGCGGAAAAGGATCTGCAGCCCACCATTGAGGTTGCCGAGGATCTGCACGACGTATTGGGCGACCCCGAAAAAACCGGGATTCTCATCAATGCCCTGGTCGACAACGCCGTCAAATTCAACCGCGCCGGCGGGCGCATCCAGATTCTTCTGGAAAACAACGAAATCGACGGCAAGCCCTATGTCTATCTGAGGATTCACAATGACGGGCTGGCCGTGCCCATCGAGGCCGGCGAGGATATTTTCAACGAGTACACGCAACTTGGCGATATCAACACGGAGAAACCCACCGGGGTGGGCATCGGCCTGGCTATCTGCAAGGCCATCGTGGGGCGCATGGGCGGGCGTATCGCCCTGGAGAAAACCCTCGGCGAAGGGACGACCTTCGGCGTCCATCTGCCCACCGGCTGA
- the argJ gene encoding bifunctional glutamate N-acetyltransferase/amino-acid acetyltransferase ArgJ, whose translation MNGHDLPRVRGFKFSARSAGIKKSGRLDLALIFSEVPATCAGVFTTNKVMAAPLVVSAPRIRQGRCQAVLINSGNANACTGEQGLRDALRCGALTAQALGIAEDLVAVASTGVIGVPLPMVKFEQHIPLLPAQLEGNAAGQVAEAIRTTDAFSKTSWCQGQVQGQPYQVLGIAKGAGMIHPNMATMLAYVVTDARVDPVYLDRCLRRAVDCSFNAITVDGDTSTNDMVLALANGQAGTVEINENSAAGDEFAALLKEILVDLAKMIVRDGEGATKVVQILVRGAVQTADAVQVARSVATSNLVKTAFFGEDANWGRIIAAVGYSGVEVDPARIDISFDEVPVVRNGIGTGKDLETQAGEVLKKAEFQVCIDLHLGSAEGVYYTSDLNYDYIKINADYRT comes from the coding sequence ATGAACGGCCATGATCTGCCCCGGGTGCGGGGATTTAAATTTTCCGCGCGCAGCGCCGGCATCAAGAAGTCGGGTCGTCTTGACCTGGCTCTTATTTTTTCCGAGGTGCCGGCGACCTGCGCCGGCGTATTCACGACCAACAAAGTCATGGCCGCTCCGCTGGTGGTCAGTGCGCCGCGGATTCGTCAGGGCCGCTGCCAGGCGGTTCTGATCAACAGCGGCAACGCCAATGCCTGCACCGGCGAGCAGGGCTTGCGCGATGCTCTGCGCTGCGGCGCGTTGACCGCGCAGGCTCTCGGCATCGCCGAGGACCTGGTGGCCGTGGCCTCGACGGGCGTGATCGGTGTGCCGCTGCCGATGGTGAAGTTCGAGCAGCATATTCCGCTGCTGCCCGCGCAACTCGAAGGCAATGCCGCAGGCCAGGTGGCCGAGGCCATCCGCACGACGGATGCCTTTAGCAAAACTTCCTGGTGCCAGGGCCAGGTTCAGGGGCAGCCATATCAGGTTTTAGGCATCGCCAAGGGTGCCGGGATGATCCACCCCAACATGGCGACCATGCTCGCCTACGTGGTGACCGATGCGCGTGTCGATCCCGTCTATCTTGACCGATGCCTGCGCCGCGCCGTGGACTGCTCGTTCAACGCCATTACCGTGGATGGTGACACGTCCACCAACGACATGGTCCTGGCCCTTGCCAACGGGCAGGCCGGTACGGTTGAAATCAACGAGAATTCCGCCGCGGGCGATGAATTCGCCGCTTTGCTCAAAGAGATTTTGGTGGATTTGGCCAAGATGATCGTGCGTGACGGCGAGGGCGCCACCAAGGTTGTGCAAATCCTGGTGCGCGGTGCGGTGCAAACCGCGGATGCCGTGCAGGTCGCCCGCAGCGTGGCGACCTCGAATCTGGTCAAAACGGCCTTCTTTGGTGAGGATGCCAATTGGGGCCGCATCATCGCCGCGGTCGGCTATTCCGGCGTTGAGGTCGATCCGGCCCGCATCGATATTTCCTTCGACGAAGTTCCCGTGGTGCGCAACGGAATCGGCACCGGCAAGGATCTTGAGACCCAGGCCGGCGAGGTCCTGAAAAAAGCGGAATTTCAGGTTTGCATCGATCTTCACCTGGGCAGTGCCGAGGGCGTCTACTACACCTCCGACCTGAATTACGACTACATTAAAATCAATGCCGACTACCGCACCTGA
- the deoC gene encoding deoxyribose-phosphate aldolase encodes MNPAAYIDHTLLKPDAVSDEVRALCEEAVEYQFAAVCVAPVFVPLAADLVYGSDVCVATVVGFPLGYQTPEAKAYETAQAVRHGAREIDMVIQLGAAREGDFKRVEADIAQVVRAAEGACVKAILECCYFSPDLKRRLAEVALRAGARWLKTSTGFGPAGATYEDVQLLVEVAGGAAGVKAAGGIRDWARCREFLRLGAGRIGTSAGVAIMNQWRLEQQS; translated from the coding sequence ATGAATCCTGCCGCCTATATCGACCATACCTTGCTCAAGCCCGACGCCGTCAGCGACGAGGTGCGAGCGTTGTGCGAAGAGGCCGTGGAATACCAGTTTGCGGCCGTCTGCGTCGCGCCGGTATTTGTCCCTTTGGCTGCGGATCTGGTCTATGGCTCGGACGTCTGCGTCGCCACCGTGGTTGGTTTTCCCCTGGGTTACCAGACCCCTGAAGCCAAAGCCTACGAAACCGCTCAGGCCGTTCGGCATGGGGCCCGCGAAATCGATATGGTCATCCAACTCGGTGCCGCGCGCGAGGGCGATTTCAAGCGGGTGGAAGCCGATATCGCGCAGGTGGTGCGCGCCGCCGAGGGTGCTTGCGTCAAGGCCATCCTGGAATGCTGCTATTTCTCCCCCGACCTCAAGCGCCGTCTGGCTGAAGTCGCGTTGCGGGCCGGGGCGCGCTGGCTAAAAACTTCGACGGGATTCGGTCCCGCCGGGGCCACCTACGAGGATGTGCAACTGCTGGTTGAGGTGGCCGGCGGCGCGGCGGGGGTCAAGGCGGCCGGCGGCATTCGTGATTGGGCCCGCTGTCGGGAATTTCTGCGCCTGGGAGCAGGGCGCATCGGCACCAGCGCTGGCGTTGCGATCATGAATCAATGGCGACTGGAGCAGCAATCCTGA
- a CDS encoding phosphopentomutase translates to MVNRVVLVTLDGLGVGALPDADRYGDAGADTLGHLLSACPQIRLPNLQRMGLGNLHPAGKLAPCPQPQACFGRMAERSAGKDTTTGHWELAGLIQNRPLPTFPHGFPPEIIAAFRRETGLVPLGNVAASGTEILVRLGEEHLRSGRPIVYTSVDSVFQIAAHEDVIPPERLYEICRIARRILDPYRVGRVIARPFVGESADNFRRTSRRHDFSLPPLAPTLLDHLVDQGLDVVGVGKIGDIFSGRGLTISLASRDNRDGMEKILDAFSSMRQGLVFANLVDFDMLYGHRRDPVGFARALEEFDGWLPRIKAVMGERDLLMLTADHGCDPTAPGSDHTREYVPLLVWSPSMASGRDLGERASFADVAATLGEIFGCQGPGAGASFLRQLALGSQGGSN, encoded by the coding sequence GTGGTGAACCGCGTGGTTCTGGTGACCCTCGATGGTCTAGGGGTGGGCGCTCTGCCCGATGCCGATCGCTACGGAGATGCGGGCGCCGACACCCTGGGGCATCTGCTGAGCGCCTGCCCGCAAATACGCCTGCCCAATTTGCAGCGCATGGGATTGGGAAACCTTCATCCCGCCGGCAAGTTGGCACCTTGCCCGCAGCCGCAGGCCTGCTTCGGGCGCATGGCCGAGCGCTCGGCGGGCAAGGACACGACCACCGGCCACTGGGAGTTGGCCGGTCTGATACAGAACCGTCCCCTGCCGACCTTTCCCCACGGATTTCCACCAGAGATCATAGCGGCCTTTCGTCGCGAAACCGGCCTTGTACCTCTCGGCAACGTCGCCGCCAGCGGCACGGAGATTCTGGTTCGCCTCGGCGAGGAACACCTGCGCAGCGGGCGTCCCATCGTCTATACCAGCGTCGATTCGGTCTTCCAGATCGCCGCCCATGAGGACGTCATCCCGCCCGAGCGGCTTTATGAGATCTGTCGCATCGCGCGGCGCATCCTTGACCCCTACCGGGTCGGGCGGGTCATAGCGCGGCCCTTTGTCGGCGAGAGTGCCGACAACTTTCGCCGCACCTCGCGACGTCATGACTTTTCCCTGCCGCCTTTGGCGCCCACGCTCCTTGACCACCTGGTCGACCAGGGGCTTGATGTTGTCGGGGTAGGTAAGATCGGCGATATTTTTTCCGGACGCGGACTGACCATCTCGCTTGCGAGTCGCGACAATCGTGATGGGATGGAAAAGATTCTGGACGCCTTCAGCTCTATGCGCCAGGGGCTGGTGTTCGCCAACTTGGTCGATTTTGACATGCTGTACGGGCATCGGCGCGATCCTGTGGGATTTGCCCGGGCACTGGAAGAATTCGATGGGTGGTTGCCGCGCATTAAGGCGGTCATGGGAGAGAGAGATCTGCTCATGCTTACGGCGGATCACGGCTGTGACCCGACCGCGCCGGGCAGCGATCATACGCGCGAGTATGTGCCGCTGTTGGTTTGGAGCCCGTCGATGGCTTCAGGGAGGGATCTGGGTGAGCGCGCCAGCTTTGCCGACGTGGCGGCAACCCTGGGTGAGATCTTTGGTTGCCAAGGCCCTGGTGCCGGCGCAAGCTTTCTGCGCCAGCTCGCCCTGGGTAGTCAAGGCGGCAGCAATTAG
- a CDS encoding PilZ domain-containing protein, with translation MKRVLIASGQQSLMSNLDLVLKHWGYRPLSSSHRDDICGLLHASEPELVIFDAPWLRQHAADLLPLVPQMERLNMRLAVLDDCREKVPLLSNGLPYKKIPSDIFSLYGLTQAVLQHHPRRRLRTGVHLPGMLRRNGRPWDMTQILTLGTGGMFIRSGFRLQRSETLQMCVPLFGLKEELEAVGRVVYEIHPTLENNYIQGYGIEFTSLSPQSQKSLSRFVAGCFLRDLEHPQPVAQPPSPSYSMVKKVDCSLAGMAF, from the coding sequence ATGAAGCGTGTTCTGATCGCCTCCGGACAGCAAAGCCTCATGAGCAACCTTGACCTGGTTCTCAAGCATTGGGGATATCGGCCCCTCAGCTCCTCGCACCGCGACGACATCTGTGGACTTCTACACGCGAGCGAACCCGAACTGGTCATCTTCGATGCACCTTGGTTGCGCCAACATGCCGCCGATCTCTTGCCGCTGGTGCCGCAAATGGAGCGGCTCAACATGCGCCTTGCCGTTCTCGACGACTGCCGGGAAAAGGTGCCGCTGCTTTCAAACGGCCTGCCCTACAAAAAGATTCCCTCCGACATCTTTTCCCTTTACGGGTTAACTCAAGCGGTTCTGCAACACCACCCGCGCCGTCGCCTGCGCACCGGCGTTCACCTCCCGGGCATGCTGCGCCGCAACGGACGTCCCTGGGATATGACTCAGATTCTGACCCTGGGAACCGGCGGGATGTTCATTCGCTCGGGGTTTCGCCTTCAGCGCAGCGAAACTCTGCAAATGTGCGTGCCCTTGTTCGGCCTGAAGGAAGAACTCGAAGCCGTGGGCCGCGTGGTCTACGAAATTCATCCCACTTTGGAGAACAACTACATTCAAGGCTACGGCATAGAATTTACCAGCTTGTCGCCGCAAAGCCAGAAGTCACTGAGTCGCTTTGTGGCAGGCTGCTTCCTCAGGGATCTCGAACATCCGCAGCCCGTCGCCCAACCGCCGTCTCCCAGCTATTCCATGGTGAAAAAGGTCGACTGTTCCCTGGCGGGCATGGCCTTCTAA
- a CDS encoding DUF2914 domain-containing protein, protein MLKKAVFILLVLLLWSSSVYAQQLEVDEGVVTTGIVDRVPVDAVESYSAEVGRLYFFTRIVGAAEETSVTHVWFFDDEEVARVTLPVRSSNWRTWSSKNILPEWVGTWRVEVVDAEGYVLKDVKFSLF, encoded by the coding sequence ATGCTTAAAAAGGCGGTATTTATTCTATTGGTCTTGCTGCTCTGGAGTAGCTCGGTGTATGCACAACAATTGGAGGTGGACGAAGGGGTTGTGACAACCGGCATTGTCGACCGGGTACCGGTGGATGCCGTGGAGAGTTATTCTGCCGAGGTGGGTCGACTTTACTTTTTCACCCGGATCGTTGGTGCGGCCGAGGAAACGTCCGTTACCCACGTCTGGTTTTTTGACGACGAGGAGGTCGCACGGGTAACCCTACCAGTCCGTTCATCAAACTGGCGCACCTGGTCATCCAAGAATATTTTGCCGGAATGGGTTGGAACTTGGCGCGTCGAAGTGGTCGATGCCGAAGGTTATGTGCTCAAGGATGTCAAATTCTCCTTGTTTTGA
- a CDS encoding MucR family transcriptional regulator produces the protein MPTLLEMAAEIVAAHASTTSMTKEELLSELTEVYKTLEAMEKGESVIIETGEAEQTAPAISRKKAFGRDKITCMICGKEMKTLSRHLKTAHNLKPAEYRKQFDIPRAQPLAARAYSESRRQMAKDRGLGENLAKARAARKSKK, from the coding sequence ATGCCAACTCTTCTTGAAATGGCCGCGGAAATTGTTGCCGCCCACGCTTCGACGACGTCGATGACCAAGGAAGAACTTCTTTCGGAACTGACCGAGGTCTACAAAACCCTTGAGGCCATGGAAAAGGGCGAATCCGTCATCATTGAAACCGGCGAAGCGGAGCAGACGGCACCCGCCATCTCACGCAAAAAAGCTTTCGGCCGAGACAAAATCACCTGCATGATCTGCGGCAAGGAGATGAAAACCCTGTCGCGCCATCTAAAAACTGCTCACAATCTCAAACCTGCTGAATACCGCAAGCAGTTCGACATTCCGCGCGCTCAACCCCTGGCGGCACGGGCATATTCCGAAAGCCGCCGTCAGATGGCCAAGGATCGCGGTCTGGGCGAGAATCTGGCCAAAGCCCGGGCGGCGCGCAAGTCCAAGAAGTAG